Proteins co-encoded in one Arachis hypogaea cultivar Tifrunner chromosome 13, arahy.Tifrunner.gnm2.J5K5, whole genome shotgun sequence genomic window:
- the LOC112736774 gene encoding calcium-dependent protein kinase 24-like, with amino-acid sequence MGSCISTHGNNNVPRNKRSKDQKASSPKSHVHNHHGNEYYEPSTPSPVPRKSPVNVRAINVVTNPTSGNIFDRYQFGKELGRGEFGVTHRCVDLKTGEAFACKKIAKSKLRTEIDVQDVRREVQIMRHLPKHPNIVSFREAYEDKDAVYLVMELCQGGELFDRIVAKGHYTERAAANVTKTILEVCKVCHEHGVIHRDLKPENFLFADASESSQLKAIDFGLSTFYTPGQRFNEIVGSPYYMAPEVLRRNYGNEVDIWSTGVILYILLCGVPPFWAETEEGIAQAIIRGHLDFTRDPWPKVSDEAKHLVKRMLDPNPQTRITVQEVLDHSWILHREHGRNVSLGDQVRNRIKQFSLMNRFKKKVLRVVADNLPDEQLDSMTKMFHMMDKDKNGDLSFEELKDGLAMFGHTIPDLDVKMLMDAADVDGNGTLNREEFITMSVFLRRIGSEETLTDAFRDFDKNQTGFIEFDELKEALSADDEHTDEQVITDILNDVDLDKDGRISLDEFKTMMKSGADWKMSSRQYSRAMLNALSFRLFKDKSVKVTN; translated from the exons ATGGGAAGCTGCATTTCAACGCATGGGAATAATAATGTTCCACGTAACAAAAGATCCAAAGACCAAAAGGCTTCAAGTCCAAAGAGCCACGTACATAACCACCATGGAAACGAGTACTATGAGCCTTCAACACCGTCGCCCGTGCCGCGAAAATCCCCGGTAAACGTTCGCGCCATCAATGTGGTGACAAACCCTACTTCGGGGAACATTTTTGACCGGTACCAGTTCGGAAAAGAGCTCGGAAGGGGCGAGTTCGGGGTGACTCATCGGTGCGTGGATCTGAAAACCGGCGAGGCGTTCGCTTGCAAGAAGATCGCAAAGTCGAAGCTGAGAACGGAGATCGATGTGCAAGATGTGAGGAGGGAGGTGCAGATCATGAGGCACTTGCCGAAGCACCCTAACATTGTGTCGTTCAGAGAGGCTTATGAAGATAAAGATGCCGTGTACCTTGTCATGGAGTTGTGCCAAGGCGGCGAGCTTTTCGATCGTATCGTCGCCAAAGGCCATTACACCGAGCGCGCTGCTGCTAATGTTACCAAGACCATACTTGAAGTCTGCAAG GTGTGCCATGAACATGGCGTAATCCACAGGGACTTGAAACCTGAAAATTTCTTGTTTGCAGATGCAAGTGAGAGCTCCCAATTGAAGGCTATTGATTTTGGCCTTTCCACATTTTATACACCTG GCCAAAGATTTAATGAAATCGTTGGAAGTCCCTATTACATGGCTCCAGAGGTTCTAAGACGTAACTATGGAAATGAAGTTGATATATGGAGCACTGGCGTCATTCTCTATATTTTGCTTTGTGGAGTTCCTCCCTTTTGGGCAG AAACTGAGGAAGGAATTGCACAAGCAATCATCAGGGGTCATTTGGACTTCACAAGAGATCCTTGGCCTAAAGTTTCAGATGAAGCAAAACACCTTGTTAAGCGTATGCTTGATCCAAATCCACAAACCAGGATAACAGTTCAAGAAGTCCTTG ACCATTCTTGGATACTACATAGGGAGCATGGTAGAAATGTTTCCCTTGGAGACCAAGTGAGAAATAGGATCAAGCAATTCTCCTTAATGAATAGATTCAAGAAGAAGGTTCTTAGA GTGGTGGCTGATAACCTTCCTGATGAGCAACTTGATAGCATGACCAAAATGTTCCATATGATGGATAAGGACAAGAATGGAGACTTGTCGTTTGAGGAGCTCAAAGACGGCCTTGCAATGTTTGGACACACAATTCCTGATCTTGATGTCAAGATGCTGATGGATGCT GCAGATGTTGATGGAAATGGCACCTTGAACCGTGAGGAATTTATCACAATGAGTGTTTTCCTGAGGAGGATTGGAAGTGAAGAGACTCTGACAGATGCATTCCGTGACTTTGACAAGAATCAAACCGGATTCATCGAGTTTGACGAATTGAAAGAGGCTTTATCAGCTGATGATGAACACACTGATGAGCAGGTGATCACAGACATCCTCAATGATGTTGACTTAGACAAG GATGGCCGAATCAGTTTGGATGAGTTCAAGACAATGATGAAGTCAGGAGCAGATTGGAAGATGTCGTCTCGCCAGTATTCAAGAGCAATGCTAAATGCATTGAGTTTCAGGCTCTTCAAAGACAAATCTGTGAAGGtaactaattaa
- the LOC112736777 gene encoding gamma-secretase subunit APH1-like, whose protein sequence is MTVAAGIGYALIALGPSLSIFVSVISKKPFLILTVLSSTLLWLMSLIALSGIWRGFLPLKTTSWWPYAILILSSIAFQEVLRLLFWKIYKRLEDTLDAFADRVAKPHLFLTDKMLIALAGGLGHGVAHAVFFCISVLTPAFGPATYFVDQCSKVPFFLLSALIALAFVTIHTFSMVIAFNGYAEGNKVDEYFVPIVHVVAGVLTLINLAPGGCTVGIPLLYIVAILTLFHCGRMVWRRLLTENRISLNHS, encoded by the exons ATGACGGTAGCTGCGGGAATCGGTTACGCACTGATAGCTCTAGGACCTTCTCTCTCCATCTTCGTTTCCGTCATTTCCAAAAAGCCCTTCTTGATTCTCACTGTTCTCTCCAG TACACTGTTGTGGCTTATGAGTTTGATTGCACTGTCTGGAATATGGAGAGGTTTTCTGCCACTCAAAACTACTTCATGGTGGCCATATGCTATACTTATACTCTCATCCATTGCTTTTCAAGAAGTCCTTCGCCTTCTCTTCTGGAAAATTTACAA GAGGTTGGAAGATACTTTAGATGCTTTTGCTGATAGAGTAGCGAAACCACATTTGTTCCTGACGGATAAGATGCTGATAGCGCTTG CTGGTGGTTTGGGTCATGGTGTCGCGCATGCTGTGTTCTTCTGCATCAGCGTATTGACTCCTGCTTTTGGTCCTGCTACTTATTTTGTCGACCAATGTTCGAAGGTTCCATTTTTCCTTCTTTCTG CCCTTATTGCTCTTGCATTCGTCACAATCCATACTTTCTCGATGGTCATCGCATTTAATGGGTATGCTGAGGGGAACAAAGTGGACGAGTATTTTGTTCCCATTGTTCACGTGGTTGCAGGAGTTCTG ACTCTGATAAATTTGGCTCCTGGGGGTTGCACTGTTGGCATTCCTCTCCTTTACATCGTTGCGATCTTGACATTGTTTCACTGTGGGAGGATGGTTTGGAGAAGATTATTGACAGAAAATAGAATAAGTCTCAATCACTCATAG
- the LOC112736776 gene encoding endonuclease III homolog 1, chloroplastic, whose protein sequence is MLVFSITPRSFGLGRIKVSFLMTQTTPSLPSNFNTDTPTSDSSSHAASVSKARVFVRRSKRPKTTLVALQQKELQPPTRDHDKSSGLPEIEDFTYSGANNAFTQSSKSELGLDATLVESEATSPRHSGELPAHWERVLEGIRRMRCSAEAPVDTMGCEKAGDTLPPKERRFAVLVSSLLSSQTKDHVTHGAIQRLLENGLLTPDAINNADEETIKKMLYPVGFYTRKATNLKKIANICLMKYDGDIPSTIEQLLLLPGIGPKMAHLVMNVGWNNVQGICVDTHVHRICNRLGWVSRPSTKQKTLTPEETREALQRWLPREEWVPINPLLVGFGQTICTPLRPRCGECGISHLCPSAFKEASNSSPSSKPKKSGPNKKR, encoded by the exons ATGTTGGTCTTTTCGATTACACCTCGATCCTTTGGTTTGGGGCGAATCAAAGTCTCGTTTTTGATGACTCAAACAACGCCATCTCTTCCCTCCAATTTCAACACCGACACACCCACCTCGGACTCCTCCTCTCACGCTGCTTCTGTGTCCAAAGCTCGTGTCTTTGTGAGGAGAAGCAAGAGGCCCAAAACCACTCTTGTGGCACTTCAACAAAAGGAGCTTCAGCCCCCAACACGTGATCATGACAAA AGTTCTGGCCTTCCTGAAATTGAAGATTTTACATACAGTGGAGCAAATAATGCATTTACTCAATCCA GTAAATCAGAATTGGGCTTGGACGCGACTCTTGTGGAAAGTGAAGCTACTTCACCTAGACACAGTG GTGAATTACCTGCACACTGGGAAAGGGTGCTTGAGGGGATTCGCAGAATGAGGTGTTCTGCAGAAGCACCGGTAGACACTATGGGATGTGAGAAAGCTGGCGATACTCTACCTCCTAAG GAAAGAAGATTTGCTGTCCTAGTTTCTTCTCTTTTGTCAAGCCAAACCAAAGATCATGTTACTCATG GAGCAATCCAACGTCTTCTTGAAAATGGCCTACTTACCCCTGACGCAATCAACAATGCTGATGAAGAAACCATCAAAAAGATGCTTTACCCT GTTGGGTTCTATACAAGAAAAGCCACCAACTTGAAAAAAATCGCAAACATTTGTCTCATGAAGTATGACGGAGACATACCTAGCACAATTGAGCAATTACTCTTACTTCCAGGCATAGGTCCTAAGATGGCTCATTTG GTCATGAATGTTGGATGGAACAATGTTCAAGGAATATGTGTTGATACTCATGTCCACCGCATCTGCAATCGGCTTGGATGGGTGTCTAGACCCAGCACAAAACAG AAAACTCTAACACCTGAAGAAACAAGGGAGGCATTGCAAAGATGGCTTCCAAGGGAAGAATGGGTTCCAATAAATCCTCTTTTG GTAGGATTTGGACAAACCATTTGCACTCCCTTGAGACCTCGTTGTGGAGAATGTGGTATTAGTCATTTGTGCCCCTCGGCATTCAAGGAGGCCTCTAACTCAAGCCCATCTTCCAAGCCCAAAAAGTCTGGGCCTAACAAGAAGCGTTAG